The Haladaptatus cibarius D43 genome contains the following window.
GCCGCTCATATAAAAAGTATATATAATACAAAAGACCTTGGCAAAGGTTGCTCAGCTATAGCTGAGCAGTCCAAGCCGTATTTATCAAACCCATATAGCACCCATATGGCTATCTTCACCACCTGTCTAATTTGGATAGGTAGCCAGAGCGGTGGAATCGAGACAGGTATCGCAGCACTCGGACTGCTCCCTCCTGCCTCGATGAAAGACAGCCGGTGGGTGCTGCTTGCCCGGGTAAGTACTGATGGGCAATTGGACAACAAGAGCATCGAATCACAGCTCAACCATTTACGGAAACAGTGTGAGGACGCTGACGGAGAGATCACCCTTGAGATAGAACGTGCAGAGTCTGGAGCCGATATGGAGCGTGATTCATTGAAAAAGATTCTAGAGATGGCGAACAAGGATCAGTTCGATGTCTTGGGAGTCTGGAAACTAGATCGTCTCACCAGATCCAATCCATGGGAGGGCTTCGAGTACCTGCGGAAGCTAAAAGAAAGTGGAGCTGTCCTTTACGCCGATAACTACGGCTACTTTGACTGGAACGACCGAGGAGATTTCGAGATCATTGTCCGTGAAGTGCTGTTTGCCCGGGAGTGGTACGCCCGCATCAAAGAAAACGCAGAGCAAGGTCAACTTGAATGCCTGAAACAAGGTCAGTATCCGTTTGGACAACCGCCCTATGGGTACGAAAAGGGAGATCGCGGTGTACTCAGTCTTACTGAGGACGGTAAGGAAATCATCCCTGACTTGTTCAATACTTATCTGGAAGAGGAAAATCGAGCAGAAACGAGACGACAAATCAATGAAAAATACCAACTTGAGGGAGACAACCAGCTTACGGATAGCCAAGTGAAAACTGTTCTCACACAGTCTCTCTGCCTCGGCCAACTCACCTTGAAGGATCAAGTCGTCGAGACAAAGCCGGAGTTACAGTGTGTTACAAAGGAGACGTTCAACAAAACACAGGAACTCCTCAACGAGAGGAAACAAACGCCAACCGATGCGGAAACGTTCCCAGAGCCACTCGAACGAGCGACAAAACGCTTCGGCCCCGAGTTCCTCAGTACCCTCTTCGATACTCTGCATACTGTTTGTCCAGAATGTGGCGAATCTGTCGAAGAGACGAAGGGGACGACGACGGTCCGGGACACAATCCTCCGTGAGTACACTTGCGAGAGTTGTGACTTTAGAGGGCCACTGTTCGACCAACAACAGATCAACAAGTTAGACTCGACTGTTCCTTTGGGATGTCCCTACTGCATCTCAGTTGATAATTTCAGCAGCGAAAAGTCCTCATCGTCTGTGCTGGAGTACGTCTACACGTGTAACCTCTGTGCGAACAAGTTTGGGGTCAACCTACCGCCGAACACCTATCAGAGGGCATTCGAATGCCCCGAGGTTGCTTTCCGATGGGATCCAAATCAAGACACGGTTCTTGATGATGAGATCCAGCAAAATGGCGAGGAAGAGTTCGAACCCTCTACCTCTGAGTTCATCTGGTGTAAGATCCATCTCCCTGATGAGAGCGAGGATGACGATTCAATTAATAACCAATGTGACTACGACACCGATAACGACGACGATGACGACCCAGCAACTGCGCTCAATACAGTTAGCTGATTGTATCGTTTTCCCTGCTTGTTAACTACGAGGAACACCCTGTCGGCTACTTCGAATTTTGCTCTGTTAGTCCGCAATTTCAGTTGCGTTCTTAATATCGCGTGTTTTGAGCCAAACCGTCTCCTTCGTGACCCCTGCTGCATCACCTGCCTGTACTAAGGTGAGGGGAATATCGCGTGCTTTCGCAGCGAGATACAGGGACGCAACAGCAATTCCTGCTGGATTGCCGGAAATATCTGGCACCGACTCCAGAATTTCTCGGGCGTTCTTTTCCTCCTTCTCATCCAAAGATAGTTGTGATGCTAAAAACGTAATGTAATCTACTGGAGTGACAACTTTGCCGTTGATATCGAGTTCTGCCCGTAGCGAGCGATATCCCACTCGCAATTCCTCCGGTGAAGTTCCGCACACTTCCGCAATAACTCCGAATGGCCGAGGCTTTTCATGCTCTCGAAAGGTCACATAAATCGCTGCTGCGATCCCAACCTCGACCTTTCGTCCATGGAAATATCGGTGTTCCCAGGCAGACGCGAGAATTTCAACTGACCAGATACAGTCGGTCGTATTTCCACCCAACTGTCGCACGAATGATTCGGTTCGGCCAATCATTTCGACGAGCGTACTGTCCGAGGAGTCTTCTACCGAAGCAACATCGAGCCAGTCCTGATTCCCATTACTGGACTCTTCTAAACGTTGATCAAGTGAAAAGCTTCCAGTGATCTGGTCAGATTGACTCAAAACGAAATTGCAACTTCGACAGACCTGAACTCCGTTCTGAAGGGTTTCGGTATCGTCCAATTCGCACAAAGGGCATTTCGTGTGACTGCCCGAGGATTTCATTGATGCTCTCCGTTGTGGAATGAACGATATTCTGAGAGAATACGTTCTGCCTTCGATTGCTTTCGCATCGAATCCATCTGCTTGTTCGCACATTTAAATCGATGACGAGTTGATGTGACTTCCTCGAATAGCTCATCTGGGATGATTTGATACTCCTCGACATATTCTTCGAAACCGGCTATTCGGTATCGGCCAACGTACAAATCGTTGCGTAGCACCTTCCCAACCGATTGGCGACACCAGGTTTCGCCTCGCTTTGTCGTGAGCTTTTGCTCATTAAGCAGAAACGCAACCTGTGGCATTGACTGCTCTTTAGTGTACAACCTGAAAACCAGACGAACAAGCTCTCGCTCATCTTCATCAACAACAAGCGTACCATCTACTGTCTTCTGATACCCAAGTGGCGGATAGTCGTTGGGCCATTTATGATCCCGTGCTAGACCGTACATTCCTAATCTGACGCGCTGACTGGTCAGGTCGGATTCCAGTTCGGCAGCAGACGCTAAATTGCGGAAGTTGAACCGACCGACTGGATTCGTCGTATCGAGAAACTCAGTCACGCTATGAAGCGCCACGTCCAGTTTATCGAATTCCTCTTCAACTCTGACTAAATCAGTAAGTGAACGACAGAACCGATCCAGTTTCCAAAAGACGACGACATCGAATAGTCCATCTTGTGCACGGTCAAGCATCGACTGAAACTTCGGTCGCTCCGTATCGCGTCCGGATTCTGCTTCGTCAGTAAATACGAATATGACGACCCATCCAGCGTCTTCACAGAACGTCCAACACCGCTGAATCTGCTCACCAATTGAGTAGCCGAACCGTTGACTGTTTGAGGAGGTTCGAGCGTAGATTGCCGCACGTAGCTTTCCTTTCTCTTCGGAATCTGAGCCTGTGCTGGTTGCGGTGTTCGTACGCTCAGGAAATGGATTGTCCATTGTACGACTTCAGGGGTGGAAGAGACTTACTCAATGGTCGGTTGAGGGTGGCCTCTTCCGACTTAATGGTACTACATTTCCATATGACGTAGAAGAATACGTTTGATTTTGATCGGAACTGATTCGTCGCCTTCTGCCGTTATTCGTCGGAGAGCATGTTGTGAAATGTTGTGACTGTCGGGCGGCTAATTGCGAGTAGCAACTCCGCAAGTGGTAGATTTGGCCCCGGTCTGACCGTCTGGCGCTGGGCATCATAGATGATGATGTCTGCCTCTGCAAGTGTTGGTAGATGCGTCTGAGAAAGTGCGTTGTAAACGTTCCGATAGGGTTCGCCTGTTGCGTGTGCTACGCATGTGCCCGTTTCGCGACTGCTGATCATTTTAGCCAACTTTCGAACCGACAAAATCGGCTCACTTGTGGAGGAAACGATATCAATCATTGCTCGGCGTCGAGGGGCGCGGAGGGTGTGAAATAGACATGAAAGCGAGTCGGAGTCCCTGTCGGAATCGTTCTGCATGGTCAAGGTGGTGTGGTGTTTATTCCTCCTACGCCGGCCTTCTGAGAGCAATACTATCGACGATTTGTTCTACTCCTCGAACAATATTAGACATTCTGTCTCAAATTGAGCCATATTGTATCAATTTATTCACAAATCGATGTCGATAAGTAGGTTCTACAACTCAACCACAGCGATGCCCGTCCGCGACCGGCGTAGTTGGATGAACAAAGCAACCGACCCCGTACTCGAATTACTCGAGGAAGAGCTGGTCATCAACGGTCGCGGTATCTATTACACTCTCAGCCGACGAGCGGACAACAGCAGTGACGCGCCTGGTCGCGCTACGATTTACCGTGCACTAGATGAACTTGCCGACCACGGACTTGTTTCCCGCTACGAAGATAATAGTTCATATTTTCAGATCACTGCGGCTGGTCGTCGCTATCTCGCTGGAGAACCCCTAGAAGATACACAGTCTTAGCGAAATCACGAAGCTCTGACCGGAACTATCCTTTGAAGGCATTCCTTCTGCATGGGTCATATTCCGGAATGTATCCGAACGTGTTTCAACGGTTGATCGTTATACTCCACACCCTCATCTGATTGGTTCACAACGTACACACGAAAACAGCTAAGTTCGTTGGCTCACAATGTACACATCATGAGTATCGATAAGAAACGGGTTCAATTCCGAGCCCCGGATCGACTCATCAACCGAACCGATGCACTCGCCACGGTTCTTGGTGAAGACCGGACGGACATCCTCGTGACTGCACTCCGCGAGTACCTTCAGGACGCCGCTCACGACGATGTTCTCATTCAGGAAATTGCTGCAGCGTATTATGACGACGAGATCTCCTATAACCAACTCAAAGCACTTGTCGGTGCAAAAGAGGCAGCCAATTTCCGTGTGTTGAAACAGCAACTAGACGAAGACTTCATCGAAGACATCGCCGAGGAATGAATGACGAAACTAGTTGCAGATACTTCCGCGCTGGTAAGTCTCGGCATTGTCGCTGACACGAACCCCAATCCGCTATCGCTTTGTCTGGAGGTTCACCATGTGTACGTACCGACGGAAGTGGTTGAGGAACTCCGAGAAATTGCCTCGTATGACGATGTCCATGGTCGAGCCGCGAACGGAGTTCTTGACCGAATTCCAGAATTGACGACACAGTCTGTCGATCTTGATGCCGAGTTTCCGCTTGACGATGGTGAGAACGCCGCAGTGACACTCGCAAACGATATTGATGCCGAACTCTTTCTCTGTGACGAATTCAATAGCCTCGGTTTGATTCATGCCTCCTTGGTCGATACACGACTCGTGACGACGCCAACGCTGCTCTCGGTGTTTGTGCGAACTGAACAGTTGTCCTCTGACGACGGACGCCTACTTCTCAACGACATCAGTACCGCTCGAAGTTGGGATGGGAACAGTTACGTTCAGCGGGCGCGCTCGTTGCTCGATACTTCCTAATCTCGAAGTCCGCTATGTGTTGAAAATGATAATTATTCATCTCGAAATCTGCTCTGATTGTTTCGAAACTTGATTTTCAACACATTCAATCGGTGTCGATATCGGCTCTTTTTTGAAGAGAACACGCTGGGCACAGTAGGGCGGGAGCACTGTCTATGACTGATTCAGTCTCACGCTAACCAACAATGATCCCGAGAAGTGTATGAGTTGGTTAAAGCTACCCATGATAGGCTCTTTTTGATAAATATTTGTCCATTGATGTCCTCAATTATCTGACTGTCTGAGTCTGGTAGCGAGATAAATGAAATGAATTACGTCAGAGAAAGATTAAGGCGGGAAGAATATCAATTCGACAGTAGATGCTCCTCTCGCCCGAACCGCTTGTCGACAACACGAAAACTGATCTCGAAACGACTTACAAGAAACTTATCCCTGAGATGGAGGAGATTCGCATTGCCACAGGGTACTTTTATCTCTCCGGCTTCGACCTCATCAAAGACGATCTCCACAACCTTCGGGATCCCGACGAGTTAGAACGTGCTCCACTCCGAATCATGATGGGGCGACAAACCAACCGATCGACTGCTGACGAGATTTCTGAGGGTCAAAGTCTCCGCGAACGATTTCTCGATGATATCAAAGCAGACATCGAGCAGTTGAACAATGCACAGCTTAGTCGTCTGGAGCGACTTCGTGACTTCATCGCTGAAGGACTCGTCGATATCCGTGTTCGGAATCCAGAAGAAGGATACTTTCACGCCAAGGGAGCGTCGTTCCGAGCGATCCCCGAGGACGAATCATACCGTGACGAAGCAGAGGACAAGCGAGCAGCCGTTACTATCGTTGGGTCATCGAACTTTTCGCAGAGCGGGCATCGGAATAACGTTGAACTCAATCTCACAACACAGGATCGACACAAAGCACAGGCGTTCGAACGGTGGTACGACAACCAGTGGGCGAACGCCGAAGAATTCAGCGAGGACATTGCTCGGATTATCGAGGATAGCGGTCGGTACCAAGAATGGCAAGAACAACAGAAACAGGACGAAGTCGATGAGGAGACTGACGAGGAGATCGGGACGTATCTCGAACCGTTCGAACTCTATAAGCTACTCGCGTACGACGAACTCAACGGAAACGTTAGTGACCGCGACACTCCTCTCTACTACTTCCAGAAACTCGGGTATGAGAGTGCCAAAGAGAAACTCTCCCAGTATAACGGCTGTATTATTTCTGACTCAGTTGGGTTAGGGAAGTCGTTCATCGGGAGCGAGTTACTCTACGACTATCGGCAACATGGCGACCGCTGTCTTCTCATCGTTCCTGCGAACCTCACCAAGCAGTGGGTCGATCTACTCGAACAGCAGACTGACCCAGATGGTAATCTCTACTTTGGTCTCGAAGTCGATGGCACCCACCTCGACGTGATGAGTATTAGCAAATTCCAAAATCTCACATACGAGGAAGTGACCGGACTCAGTGACTTGTTCGACGTCGTCCTCATCGACGAAGCCCATCGATTCCGAAACAGCGGTAATTGGGTTCCGAACCCCGACGGCGATAGCGACTACAAAGGGACACGGCGTCACGCGAATCTTCGTGAGTTGAAAGGAAAGACGATGATTATGCTCACGGCGACACCCATCAACAACTCTGCGACCGATCTCCGGAACCTCATTGACCTCTTCACCAGCGAGCAGGAGTTACGAAACATCGCAAATCTCGATTTCAACGCTTTCAAACAGTATATCGAACTAGCAGCCGAGCGCAAGAAGATTGCCGCAGAGAAAAAAGAGGTATCCAAAGAATATGAGCGGCAGATCTCGGATCGCCTGCACAGTCGCGCTGAAGAAATTTCCGACATTCTAGACGAGGTGATGGTACTTCGAACTCGGAAACACGTCAAAGACCAGATTCAGGATTCCGAGGATTTCGAGATGAATTTCACACCACCGCATATACATAAGGAGCAGTACTCGCTTCCAGGGGCCTACCAGCCAATCTACCGGATGCTTCCTGACGTCATGGACGCACTTCACCTCCCGCATCTCACCGTTCGAAACCCGAAAGCAGGGAGTACGCTCAAGGCACTGTACAAACTCAACCTTCTCAAGCGATTGGAGTCTTCGACATATGCGTTCGTTCAGTCCCTCGAAACATTACACACGAGCGAACGAGCCCTCCTTGGCCTTCTCGAAAATCTTCCCGAAGACGAACAAATCGACCTCCTACGCGAGAGTGCAGATGGAGACAAAAGCCTCGATGATT
Protein-coding sequences here:
- a CDS encoding PadR family transcriptional regulator, whose product is MNKATDPVLELLEEELVINGRGIYYTLSRRADNSSDAPGRATIYRALDELADHGLVSRYEDNSSYFQITAAGRRYLAGEPLEDTQS
- a CDS encoding recombinase family protein gives rise to the protein MDNPFPERTNTATSTGSDSEEKGKLRAAIYARTSSNSQRFGYSIGEQIQRCWTFCEDAGWVVIFVFTDEAESGRDTERPKFQSMLDRAQDGLFDVVVFWKLDRFCRSLTDLVRVEEEFDKLDVALHSVTEFLDTTNPVGRFNFRNLASAAELESDLTSQRVRLGMYGLARDHKWPNDYPPLGYQKTVDGTLVVDEDERELVRLVFRLYTKEQSMPQVAFLLNEQKLTTKRGETWCRQSVGKVLRNDLYVGRYRIAGFEEYVEEYQIIPDELFEEVTSTRHRFKCANKQMDSMRKQSKAERILSEYRSFHNGEHQ
- a CDS encoding DUF7344 domain-containing protein; its protein translation is MQNDSDRDSDSLSCLFHTLRAPRRRAMIDIVSSTSEPILSVRKLAKMISSRETGTCVAHATGEPYRNVYNALSQTHLPTLAEADIIIYDAQRQTVRPGPNLPLAELLLAISRPTVTTFHNMLSDE
- a CDS encoding recombinase family protein; translated protein: MNSLSSPSVSTVSALQMSAVAVVMLLFAAHIKSIYNTKDLGKGCSAIAEQSKPYLSNPYSTHMAIFTTCLIWIGSQSGGIETGIAALGLLPPASMKDSRWVLLARVSTDGQLDNKSIESQLNHLRKQCEDADGEITLEIERAESGADMERDSLKKILEMANKDQFDVLGVWKLDRLTRSNPWEGFEYLRKLKESGAVLYADNYGYFDWNDRGDFEIIVREVLFAREWYARIKENAEQGQLECLKQGQYPFGQPPYGYEKGDRGVLSLTEDGKEIIPDLFNTYLEEENRAETRRQINEKYQLEGDNQLTDSQVKTVLTQSLCLGQLTLKDQVVETKPELQCVTKETFNKTQELLNERKQTPTDAETFPEPLERATKRFGPEFLSTLFDTLHTVCPECGESVEETKGTTTVRDTILREYTCESCDFRGPLFDQQQINKLDSTVPLGCPYCISVDNFSSEKSSSSVLEYVYTCNLCANKFGVNLPPNTYQRAFECPEVAFRWDPNQDTVLDDEIQQNGEEEFEPSTSEFIWCKIHLPDESEDDDSINNQCDYDTDNDDDDDPATALNTVS
- a CDS encoding helicase-related protein, coding for MLLSPEPLVDNTKTDLETTYKKLIPEMEEIRIATGYFYLSGFDLIKDDLHNLRDPDELERAPLRIMMGRQTNRSTADEISEGQSLRERFLDDIKADIEQLNNAQLSRLERLRDFIAEGLVDIRVRNPEEGYFHAKGASFRAIPEDESYRDEAEDKRAAVTIVGSSNFSQSGHRNNVELNLTTQDRHKAQAFERWYDNQWANAEEFSEDIARIIEDSGRYQEWQEQQKQDEVDEETDEEIGTYLEPFELYKLLAYDELNGNVSDRDTPLYYFQKLGYESAKEKLSQYNGCIISDSVGLGKSFIGSELLYDYRQHGDRCLLIVPANLTKQWVDLLEQQTDPDGNLYFGLEVDGTHLDVMSISKFQNLTYEEVTGLSDLFDVVLIDEAHRFRNSGNWVPNPDGDSDYKGTRRHANLRELKGKTMIMLTATPINNSATDLRNLIDLFTSEQELRNIANLDFNAFKQYIELAAERKKIAAEKKEVSKEYERQISDRLHSRAEEISDILDEVMVLRTRKHVKDQIQDSEDFEMNFTPPHIHKEQYSLPGAYQPIYRMLPDVMDALHLPHLTVRNPKAGSTLKALYKLNLLKRLESSTYAFVQSLETLHTSERALLGLLENLPEDEQIDLLRESADGDKSLDDFVEGEDAAEDLAQTLEAFGFDSQNLRGESSTEQSELSNATVREVKSYIREDLTLLAYFLQHFIGDIARNAGNLNDHAVRVRGWLEEHDAIGLPTVPEDDLNPVLYPQSDLDDVDTATEEFYESVFELQKFRDPKIDRLANVLTQYDQKVLIFTQYRATADYIHRMLRDNPDSPLTTENSAVVKGGDDDKQAVIKRFAPEASGHQQTLSESGESELQYVVATDTLSEGVNLQDVHVAVNYDLPWNPMRIVQRVGRIDRIGSTADKHVHNFFPDGDIEAAIKLLKRLQAKISDIALIVGKENNILDPNEDRILEKAGVETEKTIGELEVDEIKHSLQKSRAVDDYNELDDTSMNPLLRNAGSNETEAFQRYRLKHELNEEYGLDESDFEFAEEYFGDDPDSREFLYTNTATFESGPRPGVFALAHMWFDEEDRDAPLGRVQRAFYYKPFHGDVSERPVRTLGIPPTMDGKPLSGDKNIDHILANRNQVQTFLETRLEKLREGQVEGAFLQGEGYSKEQETQTGFLEQYIIPRYRDDRIPIEIGEFETVGEWADDRRETLRGVKLKNTDEDRLLRDVIRNAEYDRLDEWPLEEYIQTLEDFVSQAIESSATYQDTLVGESNVKAKLMCWGVIDA
- a CDS encoding transcription initiation factor IIB family protein, giving the protein MKSSGSHTKCPLCELDDTETLQNGVQVCRSCNFVLSQSDQITGSFSLDQRLEESSNGNQDWLDVASVEDSSDSTLVEMIGRTESFVRQLGGNTTDCIWSVEILASAWEHRYFHGRKVEVGIAAAIYVTFREHEKPRPFGVIAEVCGTSPEELRVGYRSLRAELDINGKVVTPVDYITFLASQLSLDEKEEKNAREILESVPDISGNPAGIAVASLYLAAKARDIPLTLVQAGDAAGVTKETVWLKTRDIKNATEIAD